GCGATCGGTACTAATAACAATGGCTCGAATCCATGACGGATCGCAAGATATAAAAATACCAGTGCGACTAAGATCATGACATAGTTCCCCCATGTCAGATGAAAAAATGCTGTAGAGTGGATCAGATTCGATAAAGTATGTGTGATATTAGCCATCAAATCCCCTCCATTCTAATTCATTGTAGCTAAGACAGCTCCATTTTCAACATTATTTCCCTGTGATACAGCGATACTTGCAATTGTTCCATCCTGAGGTGCAACGACTGGAATCTCCATTTTCATAGATTCTAAGATCACAACCGTATCTCCAGCTTTCACTGCCTGTCCTTGTGATACTTCAACTGCAATGATCTTTCCTGGAACAGAAGATTTAATCTCAACACTTCCTGCATTTGATACTGGATGTGTTGCAGTTGCTGCTTCATTTCCTGTTGTTTCTTCCACTGTTACATCGTATACATTTCCATTTACTGTGATCCTATAACTTTTCATTTTCTCTCCTCCTGATCTACCATTGATTTCTGTGTACTTTTTTTATC
The sequence above is drawn from the Anaerostipes hadrus ATCC 29173 = JCM 17467 genome and encodes:
- a CDS encoding biotin/lipoyl-containing protein → MKSYRITVNGNVYDVTVEETTGNEAATATHPVSNAGSVEIKSSVPGKIIAVEVSQGQAVKAGDTVVILESMKMEIPVVAPQDGTIASIAVSQGNNVENGAVLATMN